The following are from one region of the Rosistilla carotiformis genome:
- a CDS encoding prenyltransferase/squalene oxidase repeat-containing protein, producing the protein MAQDVVTLESVPEEREPITADEPMAAEFSAKQAAIYMDRAALTWQKEKNCVTCHTNMPYMFARPALASVQEDSGEVRQFFEEYRTVRWKEKGPNVNNGFWPIVVAAGLTFNDLQTTGTLSPVARDVLDILWTVQREDGGWAWPDCDYAPMEIDDHYGATVAALAIGIAPDGYAQTEQAQAGLEKLRGYFENSPPKSLHHRAMLAWCSVRIDGIVSDEVRATTLEQLMGNQLPDGGWSTSGFLTDWKDLLHPDAPPLDTETSDSYGTGLVIVISRELGVPADDPRLQRGIQWLLTNQRESGKWFTRSPVNDAGNLISNTGTALAVLALQSCGKLPGWPLDSAKMSR; encoded by the coding sequence ATGGCTCAAGACGTGGTCACGCTCGAATCGGTTCCGGAAGAGCGTGAACCGATCACGGCGGATGAGCCGATGGCGGCGGAGTTCTCTGCAAAACAAGCGGCGATCTATATGGACCGCGCCGCGTTGACTTGGCAGAAGGAAAAGAACTGCGTGACCTGCCACACCAACATGCCCTACATGTTTGCGCGGCCAGCGCTTGCGTCGGTGCAGGAAGATTCGGGCGAAGTGCGTCAGTTTTTCGAGGAGTACCGCACGGTTCGCTGGAAGGAGAAGGGGCCCAACGTGAACAACGGCTTCTGGCCGATCGTCGTCGCGGCGGGGCTAACGTTTAACGATCTGCAGACGACGGGCACTCTGAGTCCGGTCGCGCGCGACGTGTTGGATATCTTGTGGACCGTGCAGCGCGAAGATGGCGGCTGGGCTTGGCCCGATTGCGATTACGCTCCCATGGAGATCGACGACCACTACGGCGCGACGGTCGCGGCGCTAGCGATCGGCATCGCGCCGGACGGATACGCACAGACCGAACAGGCGCAGGCCGGGTTGGAAAAGCTGCGCGGCTACTTCGAAAACAGCCCGCCGAAATCGTTGCATCACCGCGCCATGTTGGCTTGGTGTTCGGTGCGGATCGACGGCATCGTCAGCGACGAAGTGCGAGCGACCACGCTGGAGCAATTGATGGGCAATCAATTGCCCGACGGAGGTTGGTCGACCTCCGGTTTCTTGACCGATTGGAAGGACTTGCTGCACCCCGATGCGCCGCCGTTGGATACCGAGACGAGCGATTCTTATGGCACCGGCCTCGTGATCGTGATCAGCCGCGAGTTGGGCGTTCCCGCCGACGATCCGCGATTGCAGCGAGGAATTCAGTGGTTGTTGACGAACCAACGCGAGAGCGGCAAGTGGTTCACGCGTTCGCCGGTCAACGATGCGGGAAACCTGATCTCCAACACCGGAACTGCCTTGGCGGTGCTGGCGCTTCAGTCGTGTGGCAAGCTGCCCGGTTGGCCGCTCGATTCGGCAAAGATGTCTCGGTAG
- a CDS encoding DUF4405 domain-containing protein, producing MRRSFVSLLTAMTFVVIAVTGVLAFVQPFSVTIVGLHALMGFLFIGVVGFHLANNIRPLKRYLRSKWLWINLAVTAALTTAIAMQPQPVRTLLGLSGNLGPALDRFELHDEGLTYQYTPAPHYKLTLTVRMGDAFNPADPPEFAIWIENSSFYHIKTLHRPEAADNEASLPYWSFKVKEYEKAKLAAAAGVDVDAVSGATKNSSFDPADYMLPVDPEEPMPYRILVEINQRGDASESVDDQPSLIYSVEVDNSDPHAFQLLDLIGYPQREEDEQPTQWAIYYVDQRFDSALELIDSALLTIDRDKPSD from the coding sequence ATGCGCCGTAGCTTTGTCTCGTTGTTGACCGCGATGACCTTCGTGGTGATTGCGGTGACCGGTGTGCTGGCGTTTGTGCAGCCTTTCTCCGTAACGATCGTGGGGCTTCACGCGCTGATGGGTTTCCTGTTCATCGGCGTTGTCGGATTTCATTTGGCTAACAACATTCGGCCGCTGAAACGCTACCTGCGCAGCAAGTGGCTGTGGATCAACCTAGCCGTCACCGCAGCCCTGACCACTGCGATCGCGATGCAACCGCAACCGGTGCGAACGCTCCTCGGGCTCAGCGGAAACCTGGGGCCGGCACTGGACCGGTTCGAGCTTCACGACGAGGGGCTGACCTACCAATACACTCCCGCGCCGCACTACAAGCTGACGCTGACGGTTCGGATGGGCGATGCGTTTAATCCAGCCGATCCGCCCGAGTTTGCGATCTGGATCGAAAACTCGTCGTTCTACCACATCAAAACGCTCCACCGGCCCGAGGCCGCCGACAACGAAGCCTCGCTGCCGTACTGGTCCTTCAAAGTGAAGGAATATGAAAAGGCAAAGCTTGCCGCCGCTGCAGGGGTCGACGTCGACGCGGTCTCCGGGGCGACGAAAAACAGTTCCTTTGATCCGGCCGATTACATGCTGCCGGTCGATCCGGAAGAACCGATGCCCTATCGGATCCTTGTCGAGATCAACCAACGGGGTGATGCCAGTGAATCGGTCGACGACCAGCCTTCGCTGATCTACAGCGTCGAAGTCGACAACTCCGATCCACACGCCTTCCAATTGCTCGACCTCATCGGTTACCCGCAGCGTGAAGAGGACGAACAACCAACGCAATGGGCGATCTATTACGTCGACCAACGGTTCGATTCCGCGCTGGAACTAATCGACAGCGCCCTGCTAACGATCGATCGCGATAAGCCCTCGGACTGA
- a CDS encoding FAD-dependent oxidoreductase: MNDQPAPPDRRNFFQHAMLGTAGAGLALASSSHVTVASEPKEQSTRDPVIANRVDVLVVGGGTAGTIAAIQAGRAGAKTMLVERGSQLGGTMTTGGVAFPGLFDAWGKQVIAGIGWELVRESVELDGGELPNFAKVPQRHWQNQVYTNQFLYAILAEEKCHKAGVELAYYEFPQAATRVADGWQVDCVGFGTQRRILCKQIIDCTGGAEVVGMLGFDRLREEVRQPGSMLFKIGEEHQPGREQVHRLYVHGADSSNSRTVTQANLTGRRSVLAKVRAEKKRLMQLQPETGFRESYRIVGETMVTVNDYTSGRLFDDAISNAFYPVDLHTKTGVRPKPLKPGTVPTIPLGALIPKGSRDLIVAGRCLCSDQLANSGLRVQASCMGMGQAAGVAASLAAQTGTTPMEVPLAEIHKVLREHGAIIPGKA; encoded by the coding sequence ATGAACGATCAACCCGCCCCACCGGATCGACGCAACTTCTTTCAGCACGCAATGCTTGGCACCGCGGGAGCGGGGTTGGCCCTCGCGTCGAGCTCGCATGTCACCGTTGCTTCCGAACCGAAGGAACAATCGACACGCGATCCGGTGATTGCCAACCGTGTCGATGTCCTTGTCGTTGGGGGTGGAACCGCCGGAACGATCGCAGCGATTCAAGCGGGCCGCGCCGGTGCGAAGACGATGTTGGTCGAACGGGGTAGCCAACTGGGCGGAACGATGACAACCGGCGGCGTCGCGTTTCCGGGACTGTTCGACGCTTGGGGTAAACAGGTGATCGCGGGGATCGGTTGGGAATTGGTCCGCGAGAGCGTCGAACTCGACGGGGGGGAACTGCCCAATTTTGCCAAAGTGCCGCAGCGTCATTGGCAGAACCAGGTCTACACCAATCAATTCCTGTACGCGATTCTCGCCGAAGAGAAGTGCCACAAGGCGGGCGTTGAGTTGGCGTATTACGAGTTTCCTCAGGCCGCCACCCGAGTCGCCGATGGCTGGCAAGTCGATTGTGTTGGCTTCGGCACCCAACGCCGGATCCTCTGCAAACAGATCATCGATTGTACCGGCGGCGCCGAGGTTGTCGGCATGCTCGGATTCGACCGCCTGCGTGAAGAGGTGCGGCAGCCCGGTTCGATGCTCTTCAAAATCGGCGAAGAACATCAACCCGGACGCGAACAAGTCCATCGCCTGTACGTCCACGGAGCCGATTCGAGCAACTCGCGGACCGTCACCCAAGCGAACCTAACGGGCCGCCGATCGGTCCTCGCCAAGGTCCGTGCCGAGAAGAAACGGCTGATGCAACTGCAGCCCGAAACGGGGTTCCGCGAGAGCTATCGGATCGTTGGCGAAACAATGGTCACGGTCAACGATTACACCTCGGGGCGTCTGTTCGACGATGCGATTTCCAACGCCTTTTATCCCGTCGACCTGCACACCAAGACGGGCGTCCGACCTAAACCGCTGAAGCCCGGGACCGTGCCAACGATTCCACTGGGTGCTCTGATTCCGAAGGGAAGCCGCGATTTGATCGTTGCCGGGCGTTGTCTGTGCAGCGACCAATTGGCCAACTCGGGCCTGCGCGTCCAGGCCTCTTGCATGGGGATGGGGCAAGCCGCGGGCGTCGCTGCGTCGCTGGCCGCTCAAACCGGAACGACGCCGATGGAGGTTCCGTTGGCCGAAATCCACAAAGTGCTGCGCGAGCACGGTGCCATCATCCCCGGCAAGGCCTAA